Proteins encoded by one window of Blautia argi:
- the ispE gene encoding 4-(cytidine 5'-diphospho)-2-C-methyl-D-erythritol kinase gives MRLRALAKINLGLDVLRRREDGYHELRMIMQTINMYDQLDMEISRRPGIRITTNLPFVPVNENNLVHKAAKLLMDEFEIQEGLTVDLQKFIPVAAGMAGGSSDAAAAMIGVNRLFHLGLSVKDLMERGVKIGADVPYCLLRGTALAEGIGDKLRPLPACPDCYVLIGKPGISVSTKFVYENLHANELKYHPPIDEMLEAIQWHNLNKIADLMGNVLETVTIPNYPIIEQIKNHMKDHGALNAMMSGSGPTVFGLFDDKKLAEHACEALRESRLARTVFLTTVFNNGGRRK, from the coding sequence ATGAGATTAAGAGCACTTGCAAAGATTAATCTGGGTCTGGATGTCTTACGCAGAAGAGAAGACGGATATCACGAGCTGCGTATGATTATGCAGACCATTAATATGTATGACCAGTTAGATATGGAAATCAGCCGCAGACCGGGTATCAGAATTACCACGAATCTGCCCTTTGTGCCGGTGAATGAAAACAATCTGGTACATAAGGCGGCAAAGCTTTTGATGGACGAGTTTGAGATTCAGGAAGGACTGACTGTGGATTTGCAGAAATTTATTCCTGTGGCAGCAGGTATGGCAGGAGGAAGTTCAGATGCTGCCGCTGCCATGATTGGAGTCAACCGTTTGTTTCATCTGGGATTGTCTGTAAAGGATTTAATGGAAAGAGGTGTAAAAATCGGAGCCGACGTACCCTATTGTCTGCTTCGGGGAACCGCGCTTGCAGAGGGAATCGGAGATAAGCTGCGTCCTCTTCCTGCCTGTCCGGACTGCTATGTACTCATAGGAAAGCCGGGCATTAGTGTATCAACCAAATTTGTCTATGAAAACCTTCATGCAAATGAGCTGAAATATCACCCGCCCATTGATGAAATGCTGGAGGCAATCCAGTGGCATAATCTGAATAAAATTGCTGACCTTATGGGAAATGTTCTGGAAACCGTGACCATTCCCAATTATCCGATTATTGAGCAGATTAAAAATCATATGAAAGACCATGGCGCCTTAAATGCCATGATGAGCGGCAGCGGTCCTACGGTATTCGGATTATTTGACGATAAAAAGCTGGCGGAACATGCCTGTGAGGCATTGAGAGAAAGCCGTCTTGCACGAACCGTTTTCCTGACAACAGTATTTAACAACGGCGGAAGGAGGAAATAG
- a CDS encoding GerAB/ArcD/ProY family transporter, producing MFADNAQISHRQLFRQLLLGLMGIYFLAVPVCSQLRGRQGILSLLTGMGIYLFLCIYFIRLKTVFKNPIQYMGKIMGRIFILVYLSWLWLMGIYLLLLIVGITDRFFIEGSVSWAVLLLAAAAAYLGSRQGLERRGRMAELCFPAIFVILVGMLLLGILRMKPEYLNETGELSVKGWLMGTYQVLCLFLPFVFLPVTLGNVRKPQETGRVIGGAAVLLTGIQILVLLLLQGSFGLGGYEHKAYPVVDFMSGIRIPGDFLERVDIFWLAAVMFSVLFSLGSVFFYNHELLVRIKMEKTARFAAGGIVLGGIGMPESGHFSSGVFKNYCQHLWTAVFLFAFLQYVCREKKESSCCSDFMCVFPVRLRRVFGKQNLSSFYECGLSKQRI from the coding sequence ATGTTTGCAGACAATGCACAGATTTCTCACAGACAGCTTTTCAGGCAATTACTTTTAGGGCTTATGGGAATTTATTTTCTGGCTGTTCCGGTGTGCAGTCAGCTTCGGGGCAGACAAGGGATTTTATCCCTTTTAACCGGAATGGGAATCTATCTGTTTTTGTGTATTTACTTTATTCGTCTGAAAACGGTTTTTAAAAATCCCATACAGTATATGGGAAAAATCATGGGGAGAATTTTTATCCTGGTCTATCTGTCCTGGCTGTGGCTTATGGGAATCTATCTGCTTCTTTTGATTGTTGGTATTACGGATCGCTTCTTTATAGAAGGGAGCGTATCCTGGGCTGTGCTTCTGCTGGCAGCCGCAGCGGCGTATCTGGGAAGTCGTCAGGGTCTGGAAAGGCGGGGCAGAATGGCGGAGCTTTGCTTTCCCGCGATTTTCGTGATTCTGGTGGGAATGCTGCTTCTCGGAATCCTCCGCATGAAACCGGAATATCTGAATGAAACTGGGGAATTGAGTGTAAAAGGCTGGCTCATGGGAACGTATCAGGTGCTTTGCCTATTTCTTCCCTTTGTTTTTTTACCGGTTACTCTGGGAAATGTACGAAAACCTCAGGAAACAGGCAGAGTCATCGGGGGCGCTGCAGTGCTGCTGACCGGCATTCAGATACTGGTGCTTTTGCTTTTGCAGGGCAGCTTCGGGTTGGGAGGATACGAGCATAAGGCATATCCGGTGGTGGATTTTATGTCCGGTATCCGTATCCCCGGGGACTTTTTGGAGCGTGTGGATATCTTCTGGCTGGCGGCAGTGATGTTCAGTGTTCTTTTTTCCCTTGGTAGTGTATTCTTTTATAATCATGAGCTACTGGTGCGGATAAAAATGGAAAAAACTGCCCGGTTTGCAGCTGGAGGAATTGTGCTGGGGGGCATTGGTATGCCTGAATCAGGACATTTCTCCTCAGGTGTTTTTAAAAATTACTGCCAGCATCTATGGACCGCTGTTTTTCTTTTTGCTTTTTTACAGTATGTGTGCAGGGAGAAAAAAGAGAGTTCTTGCTGCTCTGATTTTATGTGCGTTTTTCCTGTCCGGCTGCGGCGTGTCTTTGGAAAACAGAATCTTTCCTCTTTCTATGAGTGTGGATTATCGAAACAGAGAATATGA
- a CDS encoding GntR family transcriptional regulator, protein MELEMQMDEYLPLRDVVFNTLRRAILKGELKPGERLMEITLADQLGVSRTPIREAIRKLELEGLVVMAPRKGAKVASITERDLNDVLEVRKGMEVLAISLACERITREDLEKLQEIEGRFQKLIEDGNLTELAEVDVEFHDTIYNATNNKRLVQLLNNLREQMYRYRMEYLKDIAVRRTLAEEHRSICEALRERDEKKALEYIKVHIDNQQKAIIRSLNQE, encoded by the coding sequence ATGGAGTTAGAAATGCAGATGGACGAATATCTCCCTTTGCGAGATGTTGTCTTTAATACGCTGAGAAGAGCAATTTTAAAGGGAGAATTAAAGCCAGGTGAAAGATTAATGGAAATTACACTGGCAGACCAGTTGGGAGTCAGCAGAACCCCCATTCGGGAAGCAATCCGTAAGCTGGAGCTGGAAGGCCTGGTAGTCATGGCGCCCAGAAAAGGGGCAAAGGTGGCGTCTATTACAGAGAGAGATTTAAACGATGTGTTGGAAGTGCGTAAGGGCATGGAGGTGCTGGCAATTTCTCTTGCCTGTGAGCGGATTACCAGAGAGGATTTGGAGAAGCTGCAGGAAATTGAAGGGCGTTTTCAAAAGCTTATTGAAGACGGCAATCTCACAGAACTGGCAGAGGTAGACGTGGAGTTTCACGATACCATTTACAATGCCACTAATAACAAAAGACTGGTGCAGCTTTTGAATAATTTAAGAGAGCAGATGTATCGCTACCGCATGGAATATCTGAAAGATATTGCAGTGAGAAGAACTCTTGCAGAGGAACACCGTTCTATCTGTGAGGCATTAAGAGAGAGGGACGAAAAGAAAGCCCTGGAATATATCAAAGTGCATATTGATAATCAGCAGAAAGCCATTATCCGCAGCCTGAATCAGGAATAG
- a CDS encoding spore germination protein, which translates to MDSKISIHIEENETYIRNRLKNCDDCIIRPMLLGEEKKIRCLVVYIEVAVSNMMLEDSVIGKLVNHMWEMPAGEILQFVKDNGMGISDVQPLDTMDAAFASMLAGNAVFFLDGYAKAIKVSSKGYPNLSVAEASREKVLRGSKEGFTDAVKTNSALVRKRIRDTRLKVKQKTLGERSQTVVQLLYMEDLIRPELLQDIEDRLDSFVIDGVLDSGILEQLTEDSWLSPFPQFQTTERPDKCAAEILNGRILLLCDHSPIGMLLPAAFSDFLQVSEDHYNRFEIVSLQRLIRYAAVLFTMLFSGTYLAVTNFHTQVLPASLILSFSEARQGVPFPGVLEILFMELAFETIREAGVRMPGPLGGTIGIVGGLIVGQAAVEANLVSPIVVVVVAVTALCSLAIPNEEFSAPFRLLKFGFLLLGGTLGVFGILLGLYLTASHLAGLKSFGIPYLTPFAARIKAGYRGERDSVIRAPFRFLTRRPLYAQKDQKVRLRMEASSAEGRIRQREKKGGK; encoded by the coding sequence ATGGACAGTAAGATTTCAATTCATATAGAAGAAAATGAAACATACATCAGAAACAGACTGAAAAATTGTGATGACTGCATTATACGCCCTATGCTTTTGGGAGAAGAGAAGAAGATTCGATGTCTGGTGGTCTATATAGAGGTGGCAGTCAGCAATATGATGCTGGAGGATTCAGTAATCGGCAAGCTGGTGAATCATATGTGGGAAATGCCTGCAGGGGAGATTCTCCAGTTTGTAAAGGATAATGGTATGGGAATTTCTGATGTACAGCCTCTGGATACCATGGACGCAGCATTCGCTTCCATGCTGGCAGGAAATGCGGTGTTTTTTCTGGACGGCTATGCAAAGGCAATTAAGGTGTCCAGCAAGGGGTATCCCAATCTCTCTGTGGCCGAGGCGTCCAGAGAAAAGGTTCTGCGGGGATCAAAGGAGGGCTTTACAGATGCGGTAAAGACCAATTCTGCCCTGGTGCGGAAGCGGATTCGGGATACCAGATTAAAGGTGAAGCAGAAAACTCTTGGGGAGAGAAGCCAGACCGTGGTGCAGCTTTTATATATGGAAGATTTAATACGCCCGGAACTTTTGCAGGACATAGAGGATAGGCTGGATTCCTTTGTCATTGACGGCGTGCTGGACTCGGGGATTCTGGAACAGTTGACAGAAGACAGCTGGCTGTCCCCCTTTCCCCAGTTTCAGACCACCGAACGTCCGGATAAGTGTGCGGCAGAGATTTTAAACGGCAGAATCCTGCTTTTGTGCGACCATTCCCCCATCGGCATGCTGCTTCCGGCAGCTTTCAGTGATTTTCTGCAGGTCAGTGAAGACCATTACAACCGGTTTGAGATTGTGTCCCTTCAGCGTCTGATTCGCTATGCGGCTGTTTTGTTCACCATGCTGTTTTCCGGTACTTATCTGGCAGTGACAAACTTTCACACTCAGGTGCTTCCTGCCAGCCTGATACTTTCCTTTTCAGAGGCGCGTCAGGGCGTTCCCTTTCCCGGTGTGCTGGAGATACTCTTTATGGAACTTGCCTTTGAAACCATTCGGGAGGCGGGCGTGCGTATGCCCGGTCCTCTGGGGGGAACCATTGGGATTGTAGGCGGACTGATTGTAGGGCAGGCAGCAGTGGAGGCAAATCTGGTAAGTCCCATTGTGGTGGTGGTGGTGGCAGTGACAGCCCTTTGCTCCCTTGCCATTCCAAACGAAGAATTTTCCGCGCCCTTTCGGCTTTTGAAGTTTGGATTTCTTCTTCTGGGAGGAACCCTTGGGGTGTTTGGAATCCTTCTGGGGTTGTACCTGACTGCCAGCCATCTGGCAGGGCTGAAAAGCTTTGGAATTCCTTATCTGACGCCTTTTGCTGCCCGGATAAAGGCAGGCTACAGGGGAGAAAGGGACAGTGTGATTCGGGCGCCTTTTCGCTTTCTCACACGAAGACCCCTGTATGCACAGAAAGACCAGAAAGTGCGTCTGCGTATGGAAGCATCTTCTGCGGAAGGGAGAATCAGGCAGCGGGAAAAGAAGGGAGGAAAATAA
- a CDS encoding DUF4892 domain-containing protein, protein MENRIFPLSMSVDYRNREYEIIYGIPGLSRITGQEKESESESQAQAVSYRGRTIEEAEERFNQNQEKYLDMGHLKALILGEEVLEEEEALTGLLAYLEEKPAVAGNLYVFCLWGQ, encoded by the coding sequence TTGGAAAACAGAATCTTTCCTCTTTCTATGAGTGTGGATTATCGAAACAGAGAATATGAAATCATTTATGGGATTCCGGGACTCTCCCGGATTACGGGCCAGGAAAAGGAGTCAGAATCAGAAAGTCAGGCGCAGGCAGTTTCCTACAGGGGAAGAACCATAGAGGAAGCAGAGGAACGTTTTAATCAGAATCAGGAAAAATATCTGGATATGGGGCATTTAAAGGCGCTGATTCTGGGAGAAGAGGTGTTAGAGGAGGAAGAGGCGCTTACAGGACTTTTGGCGTATCTGGAGGAAAAGCCGGCTGTGGCAGGAAATCTCTACGTTTTTTGTCTGTGGGGACAATAA